Proteins encoded within one genomic window of Ctenopharyngodon idella isolate HZGC_01 chromosome 6, HZGC01, whole genome shotgun sequence:
- the fam83c gene encoding protein FAM83C, with protein sequence MISSEALRPTPNPARKGKLASRLEEVKNPWRTGSTLELSHNETARLATDALLEQGEKEYKKVLHDEREVNFLSSLEIRYITEYVAKSSGADSGINGVDMEEDTMSELTSGTYFPMMSDEEPPMLELGWPEASNRCGPTEAQIFFQRDKSQNVKDLIRSLISKAKKVIAIVMDIFTDVDLFCDLMEASNKRRVPVYILLDEKNLSHFLSMCSELDIQNSHLSNMRIRSVCGDTYCTKSGKKFSGQVQEKFMIIDCEEVIAGSYSFTWLSAQVHSNMLMQFSGHITDCFDREFRCMYADSQIIDRFHNPDEDDLPGYSYNMPAPNFGLDFLANYSSKEKVYSENSSSQSSSSVSSIKAAPPGMKPVYKVTHDKKNPDISQKTPDWKEVTNPVLQMPQGTHVRRGSLNDTHQNQTVQSAGVEWAKVGAAEYLRTNIAGQTSKIQSFGLYSSPKPPSPTQQSPTDNRISPKHRLPAPFLSKFTELFTTKDKDLHLLQKNPSHSSPFGGPDLSQNEPESKQVPPPPGPMPIDRMGPEKGIHRRDEKRMTLGHSKLDLVNHYNKLNKSKQVYSRFELKNNMPQ encoded by the exons ATGATCAGTTCAGAGGCTTTGCGTCCGACCCCGAACCCTGCGCGTAAAGGGAAGCTCGCGTCCAGGCTGGAGGAGGTGAAGAACCCCTGGAGAACCGGATCAACACTCGAGCTCAGCCACAATGAAACCGCGCGGCTCGCCACCGACGCGCTCTTGGAACAGGGTGAGAAGGAGTATAAAAAAGTCTTGCATGACGAAAGAGAAGTAAACTTTTTGTCTTCGCTGGAAATACGCTATATCACCGAATATGTGGCCAAAAGTAGTGGCGCGGACAGCGGGATTAATGGAGTGGACATGGAGGAAGACACGATGTCAGAGCTCACTTCAGGGACTTATTTCCCCATGATGTCCGACGAGGAGCCTCCAATGTTGGAACTGGGCTGGCCAGAGGCTTCCAACCGATGTGGACCCACAGAAGCGCAGATATTCTTTCAGAGGGACAAGTCGCAAAATGTCAAAGATCTCATTCGATCACTTATTAGTAAAGCCAAGAAG GTTATTGCAATAGTCATGGATATTTTTACAGACGTGGACTTGTTCTGTGATTTAATGGAGGCCTCCAACAAGCGCCGGGTTCCTGTATATATTCTACTGGATGAGAAGAATCTCTCCCATTTCTTGAGCATGTGCTCAGAACTAGACATCCAGAATTCACACTTGAGT AATATGCGGATAAGAAGTGTATGTGGAGACACGTATTGCACCAAAAGTGGGAAGAAATTCTCAGGTCAGGTTCAAGAGAAATTCATGATCATTGACTGTGAGGAAGTCATAGCTGGATCCTATAG TTTTACATGGCTTTCCGCTCAGGtccatagcaacatgctaatgcaGTTCTCCGGCCACATTACGGACTGCTTTGATCGTGAATTCCGCTGTATGTATGCAGATTCCCAAATAATAGACCGTTTCCACAATCCAGATGAAGATGATCTACCCGGCTACTCTTACAACATGCCGGCACCAAACTTTGGTTTGGACTTCCTTGCGAACTACAGCAGCAAGGAGAAAGTGTATTCTGAGAACTCCAGTAGCCAATCCAGTAGTAGCGTTTCCAGCATCAAAGCTGCTCCTCCAGGCATGAAACCTGTTTACAAAGTCACGCATGACAAGAAGAACCCGGACATCTCGCAAAAGACTCCTGACTGGAAAGAAGTCACAAATCCAGTGCTTCAAATGCCTCAAGGAACCCACGTCAGAAGAGGTTCTCTTAACGACACCCACCAAAATCAGACGGTTCAGTCCGCTGGGGTGGAATGGGCCAAAGTCGGAGCAGCAGAATACCTACGCACAAACATTGCTGGACAGACATCCAAAATCCAGTCTTTTGGTCTCTACAGTTCTCCAAAACCTCCATCACCAACTCAACAATCTCCAACCGACAACAGGATCTCCCCAAAACATCGACTCCCTGCCCCCTTCCTCAGTAAGTTCACGGAGTTGTTCACCACAAAGGACAAGGACCTTCACCTCCTCCAGAAGAATCCTTCTCATTCTTCTCCGTTTGGCGGGCCAGATCTTTCTCAGAACGAGCCAGAGAGTAAGCAAGTTCCTCCTCCACCAGGCCCCATGCCAATAGACAGGATGGGCCCGGAGAAAGGGATACATCGGCGGGACGAGAAACGCATGACATTAGGTCACAGCAAATTAGACCTTGTCAACCATTACAACAAGTTGAACAAATCCAAGCAGGTATACAGTCGATTTGAGCTAAAGAACAACATGCCTCAGTAA